A stretch of Desulfobacter hydrogenophilus DNA encodes these proteins:
- the flhA gene encoding flagellar biosynthesis protein FlhA, producing MATENVGIMATMKKESSDILMVLAFIGILMAMILPLHPIILDFFLALNISLGIVVLITTMYTQRPLDFSIFPSLLLMLTLFRLSLNVASTRLILLHGSEGPEAAGAIIMSFGAFVVGGNYVVGLIIFIILVLINFMVITKGAGRIAEVAARFTLDAMPGKQMAIDADLNAGMIDEIEAGERRAAIARESEFHGAMDGASKFVRGDAIAGIVITLINIGAGFIIGVVQQGMPLGEALTNYTLLTVGDGLVSQIPALLISAAAGLLVSRSGAESKMGQDFAKHLFSSTTPVMVGGVVVFLMGAIPGLPTIPFMTLGITMGTIAWYFLGQEGKKAEEKQQKIEKAQTQAQEEAPGKPEDVDHLLRLDTMELEVGYGLIPLVDKQQDGTLLGRIKAIRRQFATEMGIIVPPIHIRDNLNLSPAQYRLMIKGVEAAGSELMVNHYLAMDPGGAAKKIDGIETVEPAFNLPALWIPMSREEEAKFAGYTVVDNSTVIATHLTEIIRNNAHNLLSRQDVQHLLDNLAKTSPKVVEELVPNLLSVGAVQKVLQNLLRERISVRDLLTIVETLADFAPAGKDPDLLTEYVRQRVAKGMLASYLQPGKKLQVMTLDRKLEEILTKNIKRTDHGTYLALEPVLITEFVGAVSKQVEKLITLNTQPVLMTSPTLRRHVRRLIEPSLPNVFVVSHAEIVDDINLQAVGKVSLKNE from the coding sequence ATGGCGACGGAAAACGTCGGGATAATGGCCACGATGAAAAAAGAGTCATCAGATATTCTGATGGTTCTGGCCTTTATCGGCATTCTGATGGCAATGATCCTGCCTTTACACCCCATTATCCTTGATTTCTTTCTGGCCCTGAATATTTCCCTTGGCATTGTGGTATTGATCACGACCATGTATACGCAAAGACCACTTGACTTCAGTATCTTTCCCTCCCTGCTTCTGATGCTCACCCTTTTCAGGCTCTCGTTGAACGTGGCATCCACCCGGTTGATTCTTTTGCATGGCAGCGAGGGACCGGAAGCTGCCGGGGCAATCATCATGTCATTCGGAGCCTTTGTGGTGGGCGGTAACTATGTGGTGGGTTTGATTATTTTCATTATCCTTGTGCTCATCAATTTCATGGTAATCACCAAGGGTGCCGGCCGTATTGCAGAGGTGGCCGCCCGTTTCACCCTGGACGCCATGCCCGGCAAACAGATGGCCATTGATGCAGATCTCAATGCCGGTATGATCGACGAAATAGAGGCAGGAGAGCGAAGAGCCGCCATTGCCAGGGAATCGGAATTTCATGGCGCCATGGACGGTGCCTCCAAATTTGTCCGTGGTGACGCCATTGCTGGCATTGTGATTACTTTGATTAATATCGGCGCAGGCTTTATCATCGGCGTGGTGCAGCAGGGTATGCCGCTTGGCGAGGCGTTGACCAATTACACCCTGCTGACCGTGGGTGACGGGCTTGTCTCCCAGATTCCGGCGCTTTTGATCTCTGCGGCAGCAGGTCTTCTGGTCTCCCGGTCCGGCGCAGAAAGCAAGATGGGACAAGACTTTGCCAAACATCTATTTTCCAGTACTACCCCGGTCATGGTGGGGGGGGTGGTTGTTTTTCTCATGGGCGCAATTCCGGGCCTGCCCACCATCCCCTTTATGACCTTAGGAATTACCATGGGAACCATTGCCTGGTATTTTTTAGGACAAGAGGGAAAAAAAGCTGAAGAAAAACAGCAGAAAATTGAAAAGGCCCAGACGCAGGCCCAGGAAGAGGCGCCCGGAAAGCCCGAGGATGTGGATCATCTGCTGCGTCTGGATACCATGGAACTGGAAGTGGGATATGGTTTGATTCCTCTGGTGGACAAACAGCAGGACGGCACGCTGTTAGGACGAATAAAGGCCATCCGCCGACAATTTGCCACGGAGATGGGTATCATTGTGCCGCCCATCCATATCCGGGATAACTTGAATTTAAGCCCGGCCCAGTATCGCCTTATGATCAAGGGCGTTGAGGCCGCCGGTTCAGAGCTTATGGTCAATCACTATCTGGCCATGGATCCAGGTGGTGCGGCCAAAAAAATTGACGGAATTGAGACGGTTGAACCGGCCTTTAACCTGCCGGCCCTGTGGATACCCATGTCCAGGGAAGAGGAGGCCAAGTTTGCCGGATACACGGTGGTGGACAACTCAACGGTCATTGCCACCCATTTGACGGAGATCATCAGAAACAATGCCCACAACCTGCTTAGCCGACAGGATGTCCAGCATCTTCTGGATAACCTGGCCAAAACCAGCCCCAAGGTGGTTGAGGAGCTGGTGCCCAATCTTTTAAGTGTCGGCGCGGTGCAGAAAGTGCTACAAAATCTTCTGCGGGAACGTATTTCGGTCAGAGATCTGTTAACCATCGTGGAAACCCTGGCAGATTTCGCCCCGGCAGGCAAGGATCCGGACCTGTTAACCGAATATGTCCGCCAACGGGTTGCCAAAGGCATGCTGGCGTCCTACCTGCAGCCCGGTAAAAAGCTGCAGGTCATGACATTGGACCGTAAGCTTGAAGAAATTTTAACAAAAAATATTAAACGGACCGACCATGGTACCTACCTGGCTTTAGAGCCTGTCCTGATCACGGAATTTGTCGGCGCCGTATCCAAACAGGTGGAAAAGCTCATCACATTGAATACCCAGCCGGTGCTCATGACCTCACCCACATTGCGCCGTCATGTCCGTCGACTGATTGAGCCGTCTCTTCCCAACGTATTTGTGGTATCCCACGCAGAGATCGTGGATGATATAAATCTGCAGGCTGTCGGAAAGGTAAGTTTAAAGAATGAATAA
- the fliM gene encoding flagellar motor switch protein FliM gives MSEILSQDEVDSLLDGLDSGEVETEADISEIAEEPVEGVVAYDFTSQDKVVRARMPTFDVINERLSREVRATLSSLLRTNVDVSANPFDTLKFSEFVRSLPVPTSLHMFRMEPLRGHGLVVFESQLVYNLIDTFFGGEALGKARVEGREFTRIEEVMIKKAVVAVLKNIETSWAPIEPVKASLIRSEMNPQFTAIVLPTDLVIVTRFEIELEQAAGNLVVCYPYSMIEPMRNKLSSGVQAEIEEIDYNWRRMIQEVILNSEVDLRILLGKTEITGERLLYMQPGDVIQLDNDASDPLSCFVGGLVKLKGFIGVQRGFQAFKINDKIITDCKR, from the coding sequence ATGAGTGAAATTCTATCCCAGGACGAGGTTGACAGTCTACTAGACGGACTGGATTCCGGAGAAGTAGAAACCGAAGCCGATATTTCGGAGATTGCTGAGGAGCCGGTTGAAGGGGTCGTTGCCTATGATTTCACCAGCCAGGACAAAGTGGTCAGGGCAAGAATGCCCACTTTTGACGTTATTAATGAACGTCTGTCCAGGGAAGTTCGGGCCACACTGTCTTCACTGCTTCGGACCAATGTCGATGTATCTGCCAATCCCTTTGATACCCTGAAGTTTTCTGAATTCGTCCGCAGCCTACCTGTGCCCACAAGTCTTCATATGTTCAGGATGGAGCCGTTAAGGGGACATGGTCTGGTGGTGTTTGAAAGTCAGCTGGTTTATAACCTCATTGACACTTTTTTTGGCGGAGAAGCCTTGGGAAAAGCAAGGGTTGAAGGCCGCGAATTTACCCGAATTGAAGAGGTGATGATTAAAAAGGCTGTGGTGGCCGTCCTGAAAAATATTGAAACGTCCTGGGCACCCATAGAGCCGGTAAAAGCATCCCTGATCCGTTCGGAAATGAACCCGCAGTTCACGGCCATTGTACTACCCACAGACCTCGTTATTGTTACCCGGTTTGAAATTGAACTGGAACAGGCCGCAGGTAATCTTGTGGTCTGCTATCCCTATTCCATGATCGAACCCATGCGAAATAAGCTGTCATCCGGTGTCCAGGCGGAAATTGAAGAAATCGATTATAACTGGCGGCGAATGATTCAAGAGGTCATTCTCAACTCTGAGGTGGATTTAAGAATTCTTTTGGGCAAGACCGAGATCACCGGCGAACGGCTTTTATATATGCAGCCCGGAGATGTGATCCAACTGGATAATGACGCATCGGATCCGTTGTCCTGCTTTGTGGGAGGGCTTGTGAAACTGAAAGGCTTCATTGGTGTTCAGCGGGGATTTCAGGCATTTAAAATCAACGATAAAATTATAACTGACTGTAAGAGGTGA
- the fliP gene encoding flagellar type III secretion system pore protein FliP (The bacterial flagellar biogenesis protein FliP forms a type III secretion system (T3SS)-type pore required for flagellar assembly.), with product MSNYARPAGWIGFIVVTAMMIAGFVDTAGAVTFPIPSLELNVTAAQEPEEVAVVLEIIALLTIISLAPAILILMTPFTRITMVFHFLRQAIGTQSSPPNQVIVGLSLFMTFFIIKPVALEVYDKALNPYLEREISYETAFDEAQKPIRKFMLLNTREADIALFVKEAGIKKPENRDDVSLLTLIPAYVISELKTAFIIGFILYVPFLVIDMVVASVLLAMGMMMLPPVMISLPFKLMLFVLVDGWHLIAGSMIKSFGV from the coding sequence ATGAGCAACTACGCCCGGCCGGCCGGATGGATAGGATTCATTGTGGTTACAGCCATGATGATCGCAGGTTTTGTTGATACGGCAGGCGCTGTCACCTTCCCTATTCCTTCCCTGGAACTTAATGTCACCGCAGCCCAGGAGCCCGAAGAAGTGGCGGTGGTCCTTGAAATCATTGCTCTTTTAACCATCATCAGCCTGGCTCCGGCTATTTTGATCCTCATGACGCCTTTTACCCGTATAACGATGGTGTTTCATTTCCTGCGCCAGGCGATAGGTACCCAGTCAAGCCCGCCCAACCAGGTGATTGTAGGGCTTTCACTGTTCATGACTTTTTTTATTATCAAACCTGTGGCTTTAGAGGTGTATGACAAAGCCTTAAACCCATACCTTGAACGTGAAATTTCCTATGAAACGGCCTTTGATGAGGCCCAGAAGCCCATACGAAAATTTATGCTGCTCAACACCAGGGAAGCTGACATAGCCCTGTTTGTCAAAGAGGCCGGCATAAAAAAACCTGAAAACCGGGATGATGTGTCGCTTTTAACACTGATTCCGGCCTATGTGATTTCCGAGCTTAAAACAGCATTTATCATAGGCTTTATTCTGTACGTTCCCTTTCTTGTCATTGATATGGTCGTCGCCTCGGTGCTGCTGGCCATGGGTATGATGATGCTTCCCCCGGTTATGATTTCCCTGCCCTTTAAGCTGATGCTTTTTGTCCTTGTGGACGGCTGGCATTTGATTGCAGGCTCGATGATTAAAAGCTTTGGAGTGTAA
- the fliQ gene encoding flagellar biosynthesis protein FliQ, with translation MTPEFVIAFAKQSIILTILLSMPMLGLGLIAGLAISVFQAVTQIQEMTLTFVPKILAVFIGLLFAAPWMMEKLMAFTTNIITNIPMYIR, from the coding sequence ATGACCCCTGAATTTGTAATTGCATTTGCCAAACAGTCCATCATCCTGACGATTCTTTTATCCATGCCCATGCTGGGCCTAGGCCTGATTGCAGGCCTGGCCATCAGTGTGTTCCAGGCGGTTACCCAGATCCAGGAGATGACGCTTACCTTTGTGCCCAAGATCCTTGCCGTGTTTATCGGACTTTTGTTTGCCGCCCCGTGGATGATGGAAAAGCTGATGGCTTTTACAACCAATATTATTACCAATATTCCCATGTATATCAGATAA
- the flhB gene encoding flagellar biosynthesis protein FlhB, protein MAEDPESGGEKSEDASGRKLSKAREEGQVAKSMEIPSVFVVLGGVTALYVTAFFFYQNCVEIFHYNFIFKRVPELGPADLSVMLIYHAKKMFLMCLPVFTAVCVVAVISNVAQVGFHISWKALEPKLSKLNPINGFKQKFSSSAVVEFVKSLLKLAVISLVCYLATKGDLSEVLTLYDNSTAQILLFLFIKSFWIFIKVCIVMVLVAILDFSFQKWKFLEDQKMTKKEVKDERKQTEGDPAVKSRIRQLQMAAARKRMMAAVPKADVVVTNPTHLAVALQYDKEKMDAPSVVAKGAGAVAENIKRIARENDVPVVEDKPLARNLYRIVDIGDQIPFEYYQTVAELLAYVYGLKNGQGT, encoded by the coding sequence ATGGCCGAAGATCCAGAGAGTGGCGGCGAAAAGAGCGAGGACGCATCGGGGCGAAAGCTCAGCAAGGCAAGGGAGGAAGGCCAGGTTGCCAAAAGCATGGAAATTCCTTCGGTTTTTGTCGTGTTGGGCGGTGTTACAGCTTTATATGTCACGGCATTTTTTTTCTATCAGAACTGCGTGGAAATATTTCATTATAATTTTATTTTTAAGCGGGTACCGGAACTGGGCCCGGCAGATCTGAGCGTAATGCTGATTTATCACGCAAAAAAAATGTTTTTGATGTGCCTGCCTGTATTTACAGCCGTTTGCGTTGTGGCGGTCATTTCCAACGTGGCACAAGTTGGATTCCATATATCCTGGAAAGCCTTGGAACCCAAATTAAGCAAACTGAATCCCATTAACGGATTTAAACAAAAATTTTCGTCCTCGGCCGTCGTCGAATTTGTAAAATCACTGCTCAAGCTTGCTGTAATTTCACTGGTCTGCTATCTGGCCACAAAGGGAGACCTATCCGAGGTGCTTACCCTGTACGATAACTCCACAGCCCAGATCCTGCTTTTTCTTTTTATTAAATCGTTCTGGATTTTTATAAAAGTCTGTATCGTAATGGTTTTGGTTGCCATTCTGGATTTTTCTTTCCAAAAATGGAAATTTTTAGAAGACCAGAAAATGACCAAAAAAGAGGTAAAAGACGAGCGAAAGCAAACAGAAGGAGACCCCGCGGTTAAATCCAGGATTCGTCAGCTTCAGATGGCCGCAGCCAGAAAACGCATGATGGCAGCCGTGCCCAAGGCAGATGTGGTTGTGACCAACCCGACGCACCTTGCCGTAGCATTGCAGTATGACAAAGAAAAGATGGATGCCCCGAGCGTTGTTGCCAAGGGCGCAGGCGCCGTGGCCGAAAATATCAAAAGAATTGCCCGGGAAAATGATGTGCCGGTCGTAGAAGATAAGCCGTTGGCCCGAAATTTGTATAGAATAGTAGATATTGGTGACCAGATTCCATTTGAATATTACCAGACTGTAGCGGAACTGCTTGCCTATGTTTACGGGCTTAAGAACGGTCAGGGGACGTAA
- a CDS encoding MinD/ParA family protein: protein MDQAKGLRQMAKTSAMQKRERNKASNGSSYPRVIAVTSGKGGVGKTNIVGNLAVAMTRLGKRVVIIDADVGLANIDIVFNLRPKYNIRHLISGEKTLSQVMVKTDHGIGILPGGSGFADLTRFSEGEKLTLLSEFEAFSDMADIILLDTGAGISSNVLYFNASADQCLVVATTEPTSITDAYALMKVMSQGYGIKHFKLVVNMADNRTGAKKVYGSLSNAMDKFLKNVVLEYCGHIPFDPALQKAVRNRSILMDTVKHSPAADAVSDLAKTLLNDSRTNQNQGNLTFFMNRVFAAAQ from the coding sequence GTGGATCAGGCAAAAGGACTGCGGCAGATGGCCAAGACAAGTGCGATGCAAAAACGTGAACGGAACAAGGCTTCCAATGGCAGTTCATACCCCAGGGTCATTGCGGTAACCAGCGGCAAGGGCGGGGTGGGCAAAACCAATATTGTGGGAAACCTGGCCGTTGCCATGACACGGCTTGGAAAACGGGTGGTGATCATAGATGCGGATGTGGGTCTAGCCAATATTGACATCGTATTTAACCTGAGACCCAAATATAACATCCGCCATCTAATATCCGGGGAAAAAACATTGTCTCAGGTGATGGTAAAAACGGATCATGGCATCGGCATTCTACCCGGAGGATCAGGGTTTGCAGATTTGACCCGTTTCAGTGAAGGTGAAAAACTAACGCTGCTGTCTGAATTTGAGGCGTTTTCCGATATGGCAGACATCATTTTACTGGACACCGGGGCCGGTATTTCATCCAATGTACTCTATTTTAATGCATCTGCGGACCAGTGCCTCGTGGTTGCCACCACCGAGCCCACCTCCATTACCGATGCCTATGCCCTGATGAAGGTCATGTCCCAAGGATACGGAATAAAGCATTTCAAGTTGGTGGTAAACATGGCGGACAACCGGACCGGGGCCAAAAAAGTTTACGGATCCTTGAGCAATGCCATGGATAAATTTTTAAAAAATGTGGTTCTGGAATACTGCGGGCATATCCCCTTTGATCCGGCCCTGCAAAAAGCTGTACGAAATCGCAGTATCCTTATGGATACCGTAAAGCACAGTCCTGCAGCCGATGCCGTGTCCGACCTTGCAAAAACGCTGCTCAACGACAGCAGGACAAACCAGAACCAGGGAAATCTGACCTTTTTTATGAACCGGGTGTTTGCAGCGGCCCAATGA
- a CDS encoding protein FlhF has protein sequence MNKKNFRAPNIQAALARIKEELGPDAMILSTRKVPKSPKDPYAKTMFEVEAALPSAGDDKPEIPILQDVESLKSDIAEIKDILSVAGFGSGVQSILCNHFESVGVLASLLRCGVSERLAAKLVQKAAADLDQSLDTVTQMKQLKKKVMGLCLDQFRTKDFFTRRNSSGLPQVAAFVGPTGVGKTTTIAKLAACLSFTRKMKVGLVSIDNYRIGAFEQLKAYAGIMGLVCVPAFSRQDLACALDRMKSMDLVLIDTAGHSHYDKEKIDEILELIKNDFQVSVHLTLSVTSELINMKEAASAFSVFNPDTYVFTKIDETKRCGKILDQVASHDLPVSLVTNGQKVPEDLIIPDRHELLKIILKKEPKGD, from the coding sequence ATGAATAAAAAAAATTTCAGGGCTCCGAATATCCAGGCTGCATTAGCCCGCATCAAGGAAGAGCTGGGGCCCGATGCCATGATCCTTTCCACCCGAAAGGTGCCCAAATCGCCCAAAGATCCCTACGCAAAGACCATGTTCGAAGTTGAGGCGGCACTCCCTTCGGCCGGTGATGATAAGCCTGAAATACCTATTCTGCAGGATGTGGAATCTCTTAAGTCAGATATTGCGGAAATAAAGGACATACTTTCTGTGGCCGGTTTTGGTTCCGGGGTGCAGTCCATTTTGTGCAACCATTTCGAATCTGTAGGCGTGCTGGCCTCCCTGCTTCGCTGCGGTGTCAGCGAACGCCTGGCGGCAAAGCTTGTTCAAAAAGCAGCCGCTGATCTGGATCAAAGCCTTGATACGGTAACACAAATGAAGCAGTTGAAAAAAAAAGTTATGGGCCTTTGCCTGGATCAATTTCGCACCAAGGATTTTTTCACCCGGCGCAATTCTTCCGGGCTTCCCCAGGTCGCGGCTTTTGTAGGGCCGACCGGTGTGGGAAAAACCACCACCATTGCCAAACTGGCCGCCTGCCTGAGCTTTACCCGGAAAATGAAGGTGGGGCTGGTCTCCATCGACAATTACAGAATCGGGGCTTTTGAGCAGCTCAAGGCCTATGCCGGGATCATGGGGCTTGTCTGTGTGCCGGCCTTTTCACGACAGGATTTGGCATGCGCCCTGGACCGAATGAAATCCATGGATTTGGTACTTATTGATACAGCCGGACACAGCCATTATGACAAGGAAAAAATTGACGAAATCCTTGAGCTGATTAAAAATGATTTCCAGGTCAGCGTTCATTTAACCTTGAGTGTTACCTCTGAATTGATTAATATGAAGGAAGCGGCATCTGCTTTTTCCGTATTCAATCCAGACACCTATGTGTTTACAAAAATAGATGAAACAAAAAGATGCGGGAAAATTCTTGACCAGGTGGCAAGCCATGACTTGCCGGTGTCATTGGTGACCAACGGACAAAAGGTGCCCGAGGATTTGATTATCCCGGACCGCCATGAGCTTTTGAAGATAATTCTAAAAAAAGAGCCCAAAGGAGATTAG
- a CDS encoding flagellar basal body-associated FliL family protein, whose protein sequence is MAEDLLEKIEGDKLAESINDGGGDLNGDAVKNGFIGKLLSGKKKLIIILICFLLLLGGIGTGVFFFLFSDKEKDVPEQPVGEDVVTAESIQAALKDQNKTIFEDIVQLEPFEQIFLRPDSNMPYISLGIALEMMEPGFRRQVYTMEPRIRKIIETQIRQMRWMELRSPQGKLKLKFALLNRINQIFPKVAIRHIYFTNFIMQ, encoded by the coding sequence GTGGCTGAAGATCTGCTGGAAAAAATCGAAGGTGATAAACTGGCCGAATCCATAAACGATGGTGGCGGGGATTTAAATGGAGACGCTGTCAAAAATGGATTTATCGGCAAACTGCTGTCAGGGAAAAAAAAACTGATCATTATTCTGATTTGTTTTCTCCTTTTATTGGGTGGAATTGGTACCGGTGTGTTCTTTTTTCTGTTCAGCGACAAGGAAAAAGATGTCCCTGAACAACCGGTTGGTGAAGATGTCGTGACCGCGGAAAGCATTCAGGCAGCCCTGAAAGACCAGAACAAAACAATATTTGAGGATATTGTACAACTTGAACCCTTTGAACAGATATTTTTAAGACCGGATTCAAATATGCCTTACATATCCCTTGGTATCGCCCTTGAAATGATGGAACCCGGGTTTCGAAGACAGGTGTATACCATGGAGCCCAGAATAAGAAAAATAATTGAAACCCAGATCCGACAAATGAGATGGATGGAGCTGCGAAGCCCCCAAGGCAAACTGAAACTGAAATTTGCACTTCTCAACCGAATTAATCAAATTTTTCCCAAAGTTGCCATAAGGCATATTTATTTTACTAATTTTATAATGCAGTGA
- the fliR gene encoding flagellar biosynthetic protein FliR → MELLDLIDPIRFRTFMLVLARVSVFLFLFPVFNSSAILNSLKIALALVLTLLFYTVVPVDPARFPGDVPTFGLMFGAEILVGFTLGLCLRIFFAGIQMAGQVIGFQIGFAMINVMDPQSGENVSIMDQIGYWVCLVIFLVLNGHHIIIMSMIDSFELVPVGGFVMHSALMPRIMDVGAGLFVTAVKISAPVIAALTFVNTGFGLIAKFSPQTNVMIVAFPVKIVVGLIFFSMTLPIIAIVTRDYLEPCRKLFLALLFYMGGG, encoded by the coding sequence TTGGAACTGCTTGATCTCATTGATCCCATTCGCTTTAGAACCTTTATGCTGGTTCTGGCACGGGTATCCGTGTTTTTATTCTTGTTCCCTGTTTTTAACTCATCAGCCATTCTCAACAGCCTGAAAATTGCGCTTGCCCTGGTTTTAACCCTGTTGTTTTATACGGTGGTACCTGTGGATCCAGCTCGTTTTCCAGGGGATGTCCCCACCTTTGGCCTGATGTTTGGGGCAGAAATTCTGGTGGGATTTACCCTGGGACTTTGCCTGAGAATTTTTTTTGCAGGGATCCAGATGGCCGGCCAGGTCATCGGCTTTCAGATCGGATTTGCCATGATCAATGTCATGGATCCCCAAAGCGGAGAGAATGTGTCTATTATGGACCAAATCGGTTACTGGGTCTGTCTGGTCATTTTTCTTGTACTCAACGGACACCATATTATTATTATGTCCATGATTGACAGCTTTGAACTGGTTCCTGTGGGCGGGTTTGTGATGCATTCCGCACTCATGCCCCGGATTATGGATGTGGGAGCCGGGTTGTTTGTGACTGCCGTTAAAATCAGTGCTCCGGTCATTGCCGCCCTGACCTTTGTCAATACCGGTTTCGGACTGATTGCAAAATTTTCACCCCAGACCAATGTCATGATTGTGGCGTTTCCGGTGAAGATCGTCGTGGGCCTGATTTTTTTTTCCATGACCCTGCCCATCATCGCCATTGTTACCCGGGATTACCTTGAACCGTGCAGAAAATTATTTCTGGCATTATTGTTTTATATGGGCGGAGGATAA
- the fliN gene encoding flagellar motor switch protein FliN — protein MVDENSTINDEDIQEESEQSEDHSARELDFILDIPLELSVELGKTKMLVNDLLQLAQGSIIELNKLAGEPLEVYINRKLIARGEVVVVNEKFGVRLTDVITPIDRVKSLASENQ, from the coding sequence ATGGTTGATGAAAACAGCACCATAAATGATGAAGATATACAGGAAGAATCCGAACAAAGCGAGGATCATAGCGCAAGGGAGCTGGATTTTATCCTGGATATCCCTTTGGAACTTTCCGTGGAACTGGGCAAAACCAAGATGTTGGTCAACGATCTTTTGCAACTGGCCCAAGGGTCCATTATTGAATTGAACAAACTGGCCGGAGAACCCTTGGAAGTCTATATAAACCGTAAGCTCATTGCCCGGGGAGAAGTTGTGGTGGTCAATGAAAAATTCGGAGTTCGTCTCACCGACGTAATCACACCCATTGACCGTGTCAAATCCCTGGCTTCGGAAAATCAATGA
- a CDS encoding FliA/WhiG family RNA polymerase sigma factor: MKYPSKKNQAEWEAWRQESIVNYAYLVRYIASRFAMRLPSSVLFDELMSAGSLGLIDAVDKFDPGRHVSLETYARYRIKGAILDELRNMDTYSRSMRKKIQDISRAAKTIEDEKGRPADDDEISEVLGVDLETYQKMLTDIHGAAVLSLDDFIKTKRNDVSSHTRFQAGLRGDENPEEDFYRAELKSVLVKAIKKLTEKEQIVISLYYYDELTLKEIGEVLSLTESRICQIHTAVLVKLHVGLDSYGK; the protein is encoded by the coding sequence ATGAAATACCCTAGTAAAAAAAATCAGGCGGAGTGGGAAGCATGGCGGCAGGAGAGTATTGTAAATTACGCGTATCTGGTCCGGTACATTGCCTCCCGGTTTGCCATGCGTCTGCCCTCCAGCGTGCTTTTTGACGAATTGATGTCAGCAGGTTCTCTGGGGCTCATTGATGCGGTGGACAAATTTGATCCGGGCAGACATGTCAGCCTTGAGACCTATGCCCGGTATCGTATCAAGGGAGCCATTCTGGATGAATTGCGCAACATGGACACCTATTCAAGGTCCATGCGAAAAAAAATTCAGGACATATCGCGAGCGGCAAAAACCATTGAGGATGAAAAAGGTCGGCCAGCCGATGACGATGAAATAAGTGAGGTTTTGGGCGTGGATCTGGAAACTTACCAGAAAATGCTGACCGATATCCATGGGGCTGCGGTCCTCAGTCTGGATGATTTCATAAAGACGAAAAGAAATGATGTCTCTTCCCATACCCGTTTTCAGGCCGGTCTCAGGGGTGACGAAAATCCCGAAGAGGACTTCTACCGGGCAGAACTAAAATCCGTTCTGGTGAAGGCCATCAAAAAATTGACGGAAAAAGAGCAGATTGTTATCTCCCTTTACTATTATGACGAACTGACCTTGAAAGAAATTGGGGAGGTTTTGTCTTTGACTGAATCCAGGATCTGTCAGATCCATACGGCTGTTCTGGTGAAACTGCACGTCGGCCTGGATAGTTATGGGAAATAA
- the fliO gene encoding flagellar biosynthetic protein FliO, which translates to MNTHADMWLEFGKSFGMLFAVLAFFLIALYLVRRFSGRFGNKDSMALIKVLSVHHLSPKEKLILVTVQDESVLIGVSPAGISSLARFDKPPKAATASEPLETAKGFQNLLKKSLIKGNGVQRMPLKNDSSDLRNDSGKGEIS; encoded by the coding sequence ATGAATACGCATGCGGATATGTGGCTGGAATTTGGCAAAAGTTTCGGTATGCTGTTTGCCGTTCTGGCTTTTTTTCTGATAGCCCTTTATCTTGTCCGCAGATTCTCGGGGCGGTTCGGAAACAAAGATTCGATGGCGCTGATAAAGGTGTTATCCGTCCATCACTTATCCCCCAAAGAAAAACTGATTCTGGTAACTGTCCAGGATGAATCAGTTCTTATCGGAGTTTCGCCGGCCGGCATTTCGTCTTTAGCCCGTTTTGACAAGCCGCCAAAGGCGGCAACGGCATCAGAACCCCTCGAAACGGCCAAAGGATTTCAGAATCTGCTCAAAAAGAGTCTAATTAAAGGCAACGGTGTGCAGAGAATGCCCTTGAAAAATGATTCTTCCGATCTCCGTAACGATTCCGGTAAAGGAGAGATATCATGA